A genomic segment from Flavobacterium sp. 9R encodes:
- a CDS encoding Ppx/GppA phosphatase family protein produces the protein MIKIKKYAAIDIGSNAMRLLIANIVEQEGKETQFSKSSLVRVPIRLGQDAFTVGEISPENIERMCDAMKAFNLLMKVHKVECYKAFATSAMREAYNAKEVVALIKKKADIKIEIIDGKKEAAIIASTDLHHLLKTDETYLFVDVGGGSTEFTLFSHGKMINSRSFKAGTVRLLNEMVHDVVWEEIEKWIRTNTADYDEVTLIGSGGNINKLFKMSGKQQDKPLSYIYINSQYAYLSSLTYEQRISQLGLNSDRADVIVPATRIYLNAMKWSGARQIYVPKIGLSDGIVKAMYYGKI, from the coding sequence ATGATTAAAATTAAAAAATATGCTGCTATTGATATCGGATCGAATGCGATGCGTTTGTTGATTGCTAATATTGTTGAACAAGAAGGAAAAGAAACACAATTCAGTAAGAGTTCCTTAGTGCGTGTTCCTATTCGTTTAGGGCAAGATGCTTTTACAGTTGGAGAAATTTCTCCAGAGAATATTGAAAGAATGTGCGATGCTATGAAGGCATTTAATCTTTTGATGAAGGTACACAAAGTAGAGTGTTACAAAGCTTTCGCTACTTCAGCTATGCGAGAAGCCTATAATGCCAAAGAAGTGGTGGCATTGATTAAGAAAAAAGCCGATATCAAAATAGAAATCATTGACGGTAAAAAAGAAGCGGCTATTATTGCTTCTACCGATTTGCATCATTTATTAAAAACAGATGAAACCTATTTATTTGTAGATGTAGGTGGTGGTAGTACCGAGTTTACATTATTTTCTCACGGCAAGATGATTAATTCTCGTTCTTTCAAAGCAGGTACTGTACGTTTACTGAACGAAATGGTACACGATGTCGTTTGGGAAGAAATCGAAAAATGGATTAGAACCAACACTGCCGATTATGATGAAGTTACTTTGATTGGTTCTGGTGGAAATATCAATAAGTTGTTTAAAATGTCTGGAAAACAACAAGATAAACCATTGTCTTATATATATATCAATTCGCAATATGCCTATTTGAGTTCCTTAACTTACGAACAACGAATTTCGCAATTGGGATTGAATTCAGACCGTGCCGACGTAATTGTACCTGCAACTCGCATTTATTTGAATGCTATGAAATGGAGTGGAGCCCGTCAAATTTATGTGCCAAAGATTGGACTTTCGGATGGTATTGTAAAAGCAATGTATTACGGAAAAATCTAA